The nucleotide sequence AGTATGTCAAAAGTGTAAATAATATCAGCTCTTAAGCTCGCTAAAATTATTGGCACAGGAGCCGTTTTATATGTAATAGGAATAATTGATATATATTTATATCGTTTATTATAAAATATTAGAATTTAATAGGGGGAGTACAAAGTTGAAATTAAGTCATAATAAAATTTTTAGGAGTAAGTGGTTTCAAGTAGTTGTTTATATATTTTTAGTTATTGTAATTGAAACTATTTATGCAAAAGCTGCGGGATGGTTTGTTGTTGCAAGTAGTATAGGATTAGTAACATATCAATTTTTCATAAACGAGAAATTTAAACGACGTAAGGTAATATTGAAAATTGGTGTAGGTATTATGCTCTTTATGATGTTTATTGTAGGCATAGCTATGTCAAATCCTCTAACAATGGATGAGCAAAAGGTACTAGCTGCACAACAAGCAGCTGCAAAACTAGAAACAAAACAGGCTAGTGAACAAGCTACCTTAGATGAGAAAAAAGCAGAAGAAGCTAAAACAGCTAAGGAAGATGCCAAGAAAAAAGAGGTTGCTGTAGTTAAACCTACAGAAGTAATTGCGCCGAGTTCAGTAAAAGGTTTACTTAAGATTCATTTTATAGATGTGGGACAAGCTAATTCTATTTTAATTGAACAAGGTAATGCTTCTATGCTTATAGACGCAGGCAATAACCCAGATTCAGCTCTTGTTAAAAATTATATATCACAGCAAGGAATTACAAAACTTGATTATGTTGTGGGAGCTCACCCACATGAGGATCATATAGGTGGGTTAGACTATGTTATCAATTCTTTTGAAATAGGAAAAATCTACATGCCCAAAGCTACATCCAATACTAAAGCTTTTCAAGATGTAGTAAATGCCATTAAATCAAAGGGAATGAAAGCTACAGTACCTAAAGTTGGAGAAAGTTTTAAAATAGGAGAGGCCACTGCAACAATTTTAGCTCCTAATAGTAGTAGCTATGAAGATATAAATAATACTTCAATTGTAATTAGATTAACTTTTGGTAACAATAGTTTTATGCTTGACGGAGATGCAGAAGATGTATCTGAAAATGAAATGTTATCCAAGGGTCTTAATGTGAAAGCTGATTTATGGAAATTAGGACATCACGGAAGTTCATCATCTACTACTCAAAATATGTTGGATAAGGTAAACCCTAAGTATGCTATTATAAGCGTTGGAAAAGGGAACACCTACGGACATCCAACTCAGAGTACTATGAATAAACTTAAAGCTAAGAATATATCAGTTTTTAGAACTGATGAAAATGGAACTATAGTATTAACTTCTGATGGTAGGAATATAACCTTCAATACTAAACTCGGTAGTTATGATTATGCAGGAACCAGTTCAAATAATAACGTGAATTCGGGGAGTAGTACCGCTAAATCTACTTCGGCACCAACAGTAGTACCTGTACCAGTAAAAGTACAAGCTCCATCAAATAATAGCAGAATTGTATTTCATACTCCTACAGGGAAATCCTATCACTATAGTAAAAGCTGTAGTACATTATCAAGAAGTAAGACTATTTTAAGTGGAACGTTAGGCGAAGCACTAAGTTCTTCACATAACTACCCTTGTAATATATGTGCAGGAGGTAATTAAGGGAATGTAACAATTGATAGATTTGAAGGCGAATTTGCAGTCTGTGAAAAAGAAAACAGACAAATGATAGATATAGAAAAATCAAAACTCCCCGAAATAGCTAAAGAGGGAGATATTCTAAATATAGAAAATGACATAATAACTATAGATTTTGAGGCAACTAAAAAAAGGTCAAAAGAAATAGAAAAACTTACTGAGG is from Clostridium estertheticum and encodes:
- a CDS encoding DUF3006 domain-containing protein encodes the protein MDRFEGEFAVCEKENRQMIDIEKSKLPEIAKEGDILNIENDIITIDFEATKKRSKEIEKLTEDFWN
- a CDS encoding ComEC/Rec2 family competence protein, which produces MKLSHNKIFRSKWFQVVVYIFLVIVIETIYAKAAGWFVVASSIGLVTYQFFINEKFKRRKVILKIGVGIMLFMMFIVGIAMSNPLTMDEQKVLAAQQAAAKLETKQASEQATLDEKKAEEAKTAKEDAKKKEVAVVKPTEVIAPSSVKGLLKIHFIDVGQANSILIEQGNASMLIDAGNNPDSALVKNYISQQGITKLDYVVGAHPHEDHIGGLDYVINSFEIGKIYMPKATSNTKAFQDVVNAIKSKGMKATVPKVGESFKIGEATATILAPNSSSYEDINNTSIVIRLTFGNNSFMLDGDAEDVSENEMLSKGLNVKADLWKLGHHGSSSSTTQNMLDKVNPKYAIISVGKGNTYGHPTQSTMNKLKAKNISVFRTDENGTIVLTSDGRNITFNTKLGSYDYAGTSSNNNVNSGSSTAKSTSAPTVVPVPVKVQAPSNNSRIVFHTPTGKSYHYSKSCSTLSRSKTILSGTLGEALSSSHNYPCNICAGGN